Proteins encoded by one window of Micromonospora coxensis:
- a CDS encoding nucleoside deaminase translates to MSVLTETDERHLRRAIALAGAARAAGDGPFGSLLVGGDGRVLAEEVNTERTDDDVTAHPELKLARWAARSLTPDEARVSTMYTSCQPCGMCATAIDRSGLGRVVYALSAEQLAALRPARPGTPVAYAGPALFDEARAPVEGS, encoded by the coding sequence ATGAGCGTGCTGACGGAGACCGACGAGCGACACCTGCGCCGGGCGATCGCGTTGGCCGGGGCGGCGCGGGCGGCCGGTGACGGCCCGTTCGGGTCGCTGCTGGTAGGCGGGGACGGACGGGTGCTGGCCGAGGAGGTCAACACCGAGCGGACCGACGACGACGTCACCGCGCACCCGGAGCTGAAGCTGGCCCGCTGGGCGGCCCGGTCCCTCACGCCGGACGAGGCCCGGGTCAGCACGATGTACACCAGCTGCCAGCCGTGCGGCATGTGCGCCACCGCGATCGACCGCTCCGGCCTCGGCCGGGTGGTGTACGCCCTCAGCGCCGAGCAGCTCGCCGCGCTGCGCCCGGCGCGGCCGGGCACCCCGGTGGCGTACGCCGGGCCGGCGCTGTTCGACGAGGCGCGCGCCCCGGTCGAGGGCTCCTAG
- a CDS encoding response regulator transcription factor: MIRVLLADDEELIRQALAALLGLEGDIEVVTQAGEGRAALEAARAHRPDVAVVDLEMPPLGGIELAAELGRALPSCAVVILTGHGRPGHLRRALDAGARGFLAKGAPGGALADVIRRVHAGARYVDPALAADALTLPPCPLTARELETLRLVGYGSPVTVIARRTHLAPGTVRNHLSACVQKLGAVDRADAVRIAREAGWL, from the coding sequence GTGATCCGGGTCCTGCTCGCCGACGACGAGGAGCTGATCCGGCAGGCCCTCGCGGCCCTGCTCGGGCTGGAGGGCGACATCGAGGTGGTGACCCAGGCCGGGGAGGGGCGCGCCGCCCTGGAGGCGGCCCGTGCACACCGGCCGGACGTGGCGGTGGTGGACCTGGAGATGCCCCCGCTGGGTGGCATCGAGCTGGCGGCCGAGCTGGGCCGGGCCCTGCCCTCCTGCGCGGTGGTGATCCTCACCGGGCACGGCCGTCCCGGGCACCTGCGCCGGGCCCTCGACGCCGGCGCGCGCGGCTTCCTGGCCAAGGGCGCCCCCGGTGGGGCCCTCGCCGACGTCATCCGCCGGGTGCACGCCGGCGCGCGCTACGTCGACCCGGCGCTGGCCGCCGACGCGCTGACCCTGCCGCCCTGCCCGCTCACCGCCCGGGAGCTGGAGACACTGCGGCTGGTCGGGTACGGCAGCCCGGTCACCGTGATCGCCCGGCGTACCCATCTCGCCCCGGGTACGGTGCGCAACCACCTGAGCGCCTGCGTGCAGAAGCTCGGCGCCGTCGACCGCGCCGACGCCGTCCGCATCGCCCGCGAGGCCGGGTGGCTCTAG
- a CDS encoding histone-like nucleoid-structuring protein Lsr2, with protein sequence MARKVITVLTDDLDGGKADRTVEFSLDGVSYTIDLSDENAGVLRKALDPYISAGRRMGRGNVDAGRPARRPARAGVSGMDREQNRAIREWAAKNGYEISERGRIPVNVVEAWKNR encoded by the coding sequence ATGGCAAGGAAAGTAATCACCGTTCTGACCGACGACCTCGACGGTGGAAAGGCCGATCGGACCGTCGAGTTCAGTCTGGACGGCGTGTCGTACACCATCGACCTCTCCGATGAGAACGCGGGTGTCCTCCGTAAGGCACTGGACCCGTACATCAGCGCTGGCCGGCGGATGGGGCGGGGCAACGTGGACGCCGGTCGTCCGGCACGCCGCCCGGCGCGCGCCGGAGTCTCCGGAATGGACCGTGAGCAGAACCGGGCCATCCGCGAATGGGCCGCGAAGAACGGCTACGAGATTTCCGAGCGCGGGCGCATCCCCGTCAACGTCGTCGAGGCGTGGAAGAACCGCTGA
- a CDS encoding glycoside hydrolase family 9 protein, with the protein MPHRQRPAALAAAALLALSALAVVPSLAAAAPDPGTPVRVNQVAYVPGTPKQATVVSTSTGPLAWTLRNAAGATVASGQTTVRGADALSGDGVHVADFSAYDTPGSGYVLSVGGNDSHPFDISADTVRKLRTDALAFFYHQRSGTPIEAQYVGSRYARPAGHVDVAPNQGDNAVPCRTSCGYTLDVRGGWYDAGDHGKYVVNGGLATWQLQNIHERALHLPGADRAALADGTLAIPERANGVPDVLDEARWELEFLLRMQVPDGRPYAGMAHHKIHDQNWTGVPTRPELDSQPRFLAPVSTAATLNLAATAAQAARLWQPYDPTFAARALAAAEKAYAAAKANPNRLAPASDTTGGGAYEDAGVGDEFYWAAVELYVTTRAAGYRADVTGSTYYKGVSFTTRGYDWNWTGGLGDTTLALVPTGLPAADVAATRSAIVSYADRLSSQIAAQGYPSPGAGGDGKFYWGSNGTVANNGNALALAFDLTGQQKYRSGAYAAHDYLLGRNPLNQSYVAGYGERPVRNVHHRFWANQADSALPTAPPGSLSGGPNSELQDPVAQARLAGCKPQKCFVDDIGAYSVNEVAINWNSALAWLANWAAERAGASSTPPGPTPSPTVSPSPSPSTPPTTTPPVPGCAVTYTANSWSTGFTGNLSVTNSSPAAWSSWTLTFRFTGGQRISQGWSGRFTQSGADVTVTNESWNGAVPPGGSVSLGFNASHTGANPAPVGFAVNGTACTLR; encoded by the coding sequence ATGCCCCATCGCCAACGGCCGGCCGCCCTCGCGGCCGCCGCACTACTCGCCCTGAGCGCCCTGGCCGTCGTGCCGTCCCTCGCGGCCGCCGCTCCCGACCCGGGCACCCCGGTCAGGGTGAACCAGGTCGCGTACGTCCCCGGCACCCCCAAGCAGGCCACCGTGGTCAGCACGTCGACCGGACCGCTCGCCTGGACCCTGCGTAACGCCGCCGGCGCGACCGTCGCCTCCGGCCAGACCACCGTACGTGGCGCCGACGCCCTCTCCGGCGACGGCGTCCACGTCGCCGACTTCTCCGCCTACGACACCCCGGGCAGCGGCTACGTGCTCTCGGTCGGCGGGAACGACAGCCACCCGTTCGACATCTCCGCCGACACGGTGCGCAAACTGCGCACCGACGCGCTGGCGTTCTTCTACCACCAGCGCAGCGGCACCCCGATCGAGGCGCAGTACGTCGGCTCCCGCTACGCCCGCCCCGCCGGGCACGTCGACGTCGCGCCCAACCAGGGCGACAACGCGGTGCCCTGCCGCACCTCCTGCGGCTACACCCTCGACGTGCGCGGCGGCTGGTACGACGCCGGCGACCACGGCAAGTACGTCGTCAACGGGGGCCTGGCCACCTGGCAGCTGCAGAACATCCACGAGCGCGCCCTGCACCTGCCCGGAGCCGACCGGGCCGCGCTCGCCGACGGCACGCTCGCCATCCCCGAGCGGGCCAACGGGGTGCCCGACGTGCTGGACGAGGCGCGCTGGGAACTGGAGTTCCTGCTGAGGATGCAGGTGCCCGACGGTCGCCCGTACGCCGGCATGGCGCACCACAAGATCCACGACCAGAACTGGACCGGGGTGCCCACCCGGCCGGAGCTGGACAGCCAGCCCCGCTTCCTCGCGCCGGTCAGCACCGCCGCGACCTTGAACCTGGCGGCGACCGCCGCGCAGGCGGCCCGGCTGTGGCAGCCGTACGACCCGACCTTCGCCGCCCGCGCGCTGGCCGCCGCGGAGAAGGCGTACGCCGCGGCGAAGGCCAACCCGAACCGGCTGGCCCCGGCCTCGGACACCACGGGCGGCGGCGCGTACGAGGACGCCGGCGTGGGCGACGAGTTCTACTGGGCGGCGGTCGAGCTGTACGTCACGACCAGGGCGGCCGGCTACCGCGCCGACGTGACCGGCTCGACGTACTACAAGGGCGTCAGCTTCACCACCCGTGGCTACGACTGGAACTGGACCGGCGGCCTCGGCGACACCACTCTCGCCCTGGTGCCGACCGGCCTGCCGGCCGCCGACGTCGCCGCCACCCGGTCGGCGATCGTCTCCTACGCCGACCGGCTGTCGAGCCAGATCGCGGCGCAGGGCTACCCGTCCCCGGGTGCCGGGGGCGACGGGAAGTTCTACTGGGGCTCCAACGGGACCGTCGCCAACAACGGCAACGCCCTGGCCCTCGCCTTCGACCTCACCGGCCAGCAGAAGTACCGCTCCGGGGCGTACGCCGCCCACGACTACCTGCTCGGGCGCAACCCGTTGAACCAGTCCTACGTGGCCGGCTACGGCGAGCGGCCGGTGCGCAACGTGCACCACCGGTTCTGGGCCAACCAGGCCGACTCCGCGCTGCCCACCGCGCCGCCCGGATCGCTCTCCGGCGGTCCGAACAGCGAACTGCAGGACCCGGTGGCCCAGGCCCGGCTCGCCGGCTGCAAGCCGCAGAAGTGCTTCGTCGACGACATCGGGGCGTACTCGGTCAACGAGGTGGCGATCAACTGGAACTCGGCGCTGGCCTGGCTGGCGAACTGGGCGGCGGAGCGGGCCGGCGCCAGCAGCACCCCGCCGGGCCCCACCCCGTCCCCGACCGTCTCGCCGTCGCCGTCGCCGTCCACCCCGCCCACGACCACGCCGCCGGTGCCCGGCTGCGCGGTGACGTACACGGCCAACAGTTGGAGCACCGGCTTCACCGGCAACCTGAGCGTCACGAACAGCTCGCCCGCGGCCTGGTCGTCGTGGACGCTGACCTTCCGGTTCACCGGCGGCCAGCGGATCAGCCAGGGCTGGTCGGGCCGGTTCACCCAGAGCGGCGCCGACGTCACCGTGACCAACGAGAGCTGGAACGGGGCGGTCCCTCCCGGCGGATCGGTGAGCCTCGGCTTCAACGCCTCCCACACCGGCGCCAACCCGGCCCCGGTCGGCTTCGCCGTCAACGGCACGGCCTGCACGCTGCGTTGA
- the lon gene encoding endopeptidase La → MATLPVLPLTDAVLLPGMVIPVTLDPTTQAAVDAARATGDKKLLAVPRIDGEYGSVGVIATIEKVGRLPDGEPAAVVRGLGRARIGSGVPGPGAALWVEATPLDEPVPAGRARELAREYRALMTSVLQQRGAWQVIDAMERMTDLSELADAAGYAPWLTLAQKTELLAAPDVTARLELLVGWVKEHLAEQEVTEQINNDVREGLEKSQREFLLRQQLAAIRKELGEDEPDGSADYRTRVESAELPEKVREAALREVGKLERASDASPEAGWIRTWLDTVLEMPWTTRTQDNTDLAAARAVLDADHAGLADVKDRILEYLAVRNRRAERNLGVVGGRGSGAVLALAGPPGVGKTSLGESVARALGRTFVRVSLGGVRDEAEIRGHRRTYVGALPGRIVRALREAGSMNPVVLLDEVDKLAVGYSGDPAAALLEVLDPAQNHTFRDHYLEVDLDLSDVLFLATANVVEAIPGPLLDRMELVTLDGYTEDEKVAIARDHLLPRQRERAGLTPDEVTVTDEALARIAGEHTREAGVRQLERALAKILRKVAVALATDPQPVRVDDDNLARYLGRPKFTPESAERTAVPGVATGLAVTGAGGDVLFIEATSMEGEPGLTLTGQLGDVMKESAHIALSYLRSNGRRLGIDPNTLAGRRIHLHVPAGAVPKDGPSAGITMVTALASLVTGRPVRPEFGMTGEVTLSGRVLPIGGVKQKLLAAHRAGLTEVIIPARNAPDLDDLPTEVREALTVHTLADVADVLALALRPAEVDPRTLGGQTLSAA, encoded by the coding sequence ATGGCAACTCTTCCGGTACTTCCGCTGACCGACGCCGTCCTGCTGCCCGGCATGGTCATCCCGGTGACCCTCGACCCGACCACCCAGGCCGCGGTCGACGCGGCCCGCGCCACCGGCGACAAGAAGCTCCTCGCCGTGCCCCGCATCGACGGCGAGTACGGCTCCGTCGGGGTGATCGCCACCATCGAGAAGGTCGGCCGACTCCCCGACGGCGAACCCGCCGCCGTGGTGCGCGGCCTCGGCCGGGCCCGGATCGGCTCCGGCGTGCCCGGCCCCGGCGCCGCCCTCTGGGTCGAGGCGACCCCGCTCGACGAGCCCGTCCCCGCCGGGCGGGCCCGTGAACTCGCCCGTGAGTACCGCGCGCTGATGACCTCCGTCCTCCAGCAGCGTGGCGCCTGGCAGGTCATCGACGCCATGGAGCGGATGACCGACCTCTCCGAGCTGGCCGACGCGGCCGGCTACGCGCCGTGGCTCACCCTGGCGCAGAAGACCGAGCTGCTCGCCGCGCCGGACGTCACCGCCCGGCTGGAGCTGCTGGTCGGCTGGGTGAAGGAGCACCTGGCCGAGCAGGAGGTGACCGAGCAGATCAACAACGACGTCCGCGAGGGGCTGGAGAAGTCCCAGCGGGAGTTCCTGCTGCGCCAGCAGCTCGCCGCGATCCGCAAGGAACTCGGCGAGGACGAGCCCGACGGCTCCGCCGACTACCGGACCCGGGTCGAGTCCGCCGAGCTGCCCGAGAAGGTCCGCGAGGCGGCGCTGCGCGAGGTCGGCAAGCTGGAACGGGCCAGCGACGCCTCCCCGGAGGCGGGCTGGATCCGCACCTGGCTGGACACGGTGCTGGAGATGCCGTGGACCACGCGTACCCAGGACAACACCGACCTGGCGGCGGCCCGCGCGGTGCTCGACGCCGACCACGCCGGCCTGGCCGACGTGAAGGACCGCATCCTGGAGTACCTCGCGGTGCGCAACCGCCGGGCCGAGCGCAACCTCGGCGTGGTCGGCGGGCGCGGCTCCGGCGCGGTGCTGGCCCTCGCCGGCCCGCCCGGCGTCGGCAAGACCAGCCTCGGCGAGTCGGTCGCCCGGGCGCTCGGGCGCACCTTCGTCCGGGTCTCCCTCGGCGGCGTGCGCGACGAGGCGGAGATCCGCGGCCACCGGCGCACCTACGTCGGCGCGCTGCCCGGCCGGATCGTCCGCGCGCTGCGCGAGGCCGGCTCGATGAACCCGGTCGTGCTCCTCGACGAGGTGGACAAGCTGGCCGTCGGCTACTCCGGCGACCCGGCCGCCGCCCTGCTGGAGGTGCTCGACCCGGCGCAGAACCACACCTTCCGGGACCACTACCTGGAGGTCGACCTCGACCTGTCCGACGTGCTCTTCCTGGCCACCGCCAACGTGGTCGAGGCCATCCCCGGCCCGCTGCTGGACCGGATGGAGCTGGTCACCCTCGACGGCTACACCGAGGACGAGAAGGTCGCCATCGCCCGGGACCACCTGCTGCCCCGGCAGCGGGAGCGGGCCGGGCTCACCCCCGACGAGGTCACCGTCACCGACGAGGCGCTGGCCCGCATCGCCGGGGAGCACACCCGGGAGGCCGGCGTCCGGCAGCTCGAACGCGCCCTGGCCAAGATCCTGCGCAAGGTCGCGGTGGCCCTGGCCACCGACCCGCAGCCGGTCCGGGTGGACGACGACAACCTGGCCCGCTACCTGGGCCGGCCGAAGTTCACCCCGGAGTCGGCGGAGCGTACCGCCGTGCCCGGCGTGGCCACCGGCCTGGCGGTCACCGGCGCCGGCGGGGACGTGCTGTTCATCGAGGCGACCAGCATGGAGGGCGAGCCCGGGCTGACCCTCACCGGCCAGCTCGGCGACGTGATGAAGGAGTCCGCGCACATCGCGCTGTCGTACCTGCGCTCCAACGGGCGCCGGCTCGGCATCGACCCCAACACCCTCGCCGGGCGGCGGATCCACCTGCACGTGCCGGCGGGCGCGGTGCCCAAGGACGGGCCCAGCGCCGGCATCACCATGGTGACCGCGCTGGCGTCGCTGGTGACCGGCCGGCCGGTACGCCCCGAGTTCGGGATGACCGGCGAGGTGACCCTCTCCGGCCGGGTGCTGCCGATCGGCGGGGTGAAGCAGAAGCTGCTCGCCGCCCACCGGGCCGGCCTGACCGAGGTGATCATTCCGGCCCGCAACGCGCCGGACCTCGACGACCTGCCCACCGAGGTACGCGAGGCGCTGACCGTGCACACCCTCGCCGACGTCGCCGACGTGCTCGCCCTGGCGCTGCGCCCGGCCGAGGTCGACCCGCGGACGCTCGGCGGCCAGACGCTCAGCGCGGCCTGA
- a CDS encoding 2'-5' RNA ligase family protein has translation MRTVELLCSPELEETVRAAWDRLAVAGLPSLARNTHPTNRPHLTMASVEAFPPGAAARLADLFDDALPLAVHLDRVEVLDGSAPLVWLVRPTPELVRLHEAVADVLAGVGAQNPWHLPGRWVPHLSLALRFRDHDRRLARALAGVDRPSGQFVAARSYDGDTRTVSPLGKGFPVR, from the coding sequence GTGCGTACCGTCGAACTGCTCTGCTCACCGGAGCTGGAGGAGACGGTGCGCGCCGCGTGGGACCGGCTCGCCGTAGCCGGCCTGCCGAGCCTGGCCCGCAACACCCACCCCACCAACCGGCCGCACCTGACCATGGCGTCGGTCGAGGCGTTCCCGCCCGGGGCCGCGGCGCGGCTGGCCGACCTCTTCGACGACGCGCTGCCGCTGGCGGTCCACCTCGACCGGGTCGAGGTGCTCGACGGCAGCGCCCCGCTGGTCTGGCTGGTCCGGCCCACGCCCGAGCTGGTCCGGCTGCACGAGGCGGTCGCCGACGTCCTGGCCGGCGTCGGGGCACAGAACCCGTGGCACCTGCCGGGCCGGTGGGTCCCGCACCTGAGCCTCGCGCTGCGCTTCCGTGACCACGATCGGCGGCTTGCCCGGGCGCTGGCCGGCGTCGACCGGCCGTCGGGACAGTTCGTGGCCGCCCGCAGCTACGACGGCGACACCCGGACCGTGAGCCCGTTGGGCAAGGGCTTTCCCGTCCGGTGA
- a CDS encoding sensor histidine kinase, translating into MTVGATGTDRRLRRARRVALASLVAGVGSTLLLPGVGLAREPDPVRVALGAGGLLAFAAAQAMVLHAAVTPWLAQRRRRRSYALLAVAAVASVPLVGPVAAGQWATWAWLGASLVGMTPLLLRPAAALAATGAIVVVALAVAWWTGGSAGTHAAVTAGVGVGVAAVSWVQIWFWDLLVVARQGQQAQARLAAAEERLRFARDVHDLLGHDLTVIALKAELAARLAPVDAARAGREAAEAQRLAGVALDRVRAAVHGYRTVDLAEQLAAIGEVLRSSGVRCDVDLPAARLPAAATAELAAVLREAGTNVLRHSRATWCRIEITREDDVATMTVSNDGVGAAPAPDGHSHGLRGLADRLAEAGGSLRTRCEGPVFTLTATVPVTP; encoded by the coding sequence ATGACGGTCGGTGCGACGGGGACGGACCGGCGGCTGCGCCGGGCCCGCCGGGTGGCGCTGGCCTCGCTGGTCGCCGGCGTGGGGTCCACCCTGCTGCTGCCCGGCGTGGGCCTGGCCCGCGAGCCCGACCCGGTCCGCGTCGCGCTCGGCGCCGGCGGGCTGCTGGCCTTCGCCGCCGCGCAGGCGATGGTGCTGCACGCGGCGGTCACCCCGTGGCTGGCGCAGCGCCGGCGCCGCCGCTCGTACGCCCTGCTCGCCGTCGCCGCCGTGGCGAGCGTGCCGCTGGTCGGTCCGGTCGCGGCCGGCCAGTGGGCGACGTGGGCCTGGCTCGGCGCGTCCCTGGTGGGGATGACCCCGCTGCTGCTGCGGCCCGCCGCCGCGCTCGCCGCCACCGGGGCGATCGTCGTCGTCGCGCTGGCGGTGGCGTGGTGGACCGGGGGCTCCGCCGGGACGCACGCGGCCGTCACCGCCGGGGTCGGCGTCGGGGTGGCGGCGGTCAGCTGGGTGCAGATCTGGTTCTGGGACCTGCTCGTCGTGGCCCGGCAGGGGCAGCAGGCCCAGGCCCGGCTCGCCGCCGCCGAGGAGCGCCTGCGTTTCGCCCGGGACGTGCACGACCTGCTCGGCCACGACCTCACCGTGATCGCGTTGAAGGCCGAACTGGCCGCCCGGCTCGCCCCGGTCGACGCCGCGCGGGCCGGCCGGGAGGCGGCCGAGGCGCAGCGGCTCGCCGGGGTGGCGCTGGACCGGGTCCGGGCCGCGGTGCACGGCTACCGGACGGTCGACCTCGCCGAGCAGTTGGCCGCGATCGGGGAGGTGCTGCGCTCCAGCGGGGTGCGCTGCGACGTCGACCTGCCCGCCGCGCGGCTGCCCGCCGCGGCCACCGCCGAACTGGCGGCGGTGCTGCGCGAGGCGGGGACGAACGTGCTGCGGCACAGCCGGGCCACCTGGTGCCGGATCGAGATCACCCGGGAGGACGACGTGGCGACGATGACGGTCAGCAACGACGGCGTCGGGGCGGCCCCGGCCCCCGACGGGCACAGCCACGGGCTGCGCGGGCTGGCCGACCGGCTGGCCGAGGCGGGCGGCAGCCTGCGTACCCGGTGCGAGGGGCCGGTCTTCACGCTGACCGCGACCGTCCCGGTGACCCCGTGA
- a CDS encoding DEAD/DEAH box helicase codes for MSSAPAPTDPTTADATDEASVFADLGLRDELLAALTALGYEEPTPIQREAIPPLLAGQDLLGQAATGTGKTAAFALPLLQRMPDRRTGGDPVALVLVPTRELAVQVSEAFHRYGKDLGTRVLPIYGGQPIGRQLRALDMGVDVVVATPGRALDHIARGTLRLGELATVVLDEADEMLDMGFAEDIEAILEHAPAQRQTVLFSATMPSRIDGMARQHLTDPVRIQIERERPVAGEAPRVRQSAYIVARAHKPAALGRVLDVESPTAAIVFCRSREEVDRLTETMNGRGYRAEALHGGMSQEQRDRVMGRLRAGTADLLVATDVAARGLDVEQLTHVVNYDVPSAPESYVHRIGRVGRAGREGVAITLAEPREHRMLKTIERVTGQRIAIDKIPTVADLRTRRLELTQAALRESLLEDDLDPFRVIVESLSDEFDMMEVALAAVKLAHEAAGPTTEDEEEIPQVAVRAPREGRPEAGGRGERRGGGRPRTGGTTQVFIGLGRRAGVRPQDLVGAITGETGLAGRDIGSIEIADRFSLVEVPLGVADEVIAGLRGSTIKGRKATVRRDRDGESGAGRFEGGDRRERRDFDGGRRERRDRP; via the coding sequence ATGAGTTCCGCACCCGCACCGACCGACCCCACCACCGCAGACGCCACCGACGAGGCGAGCGTCTTCGCGGACCTCGGGCTCCGCGACGAACTGCTCGCCGCGCTGACCGCGCTCGGTTACGAGGAGCCGACCCCGATCCAGCGAGAGGCGATCCCGCCGCTGCTGGCCGGGCAGGACCTGCTCGGCCAGGCGGCCACCGGTACGGGCAAGACCGCCGCGTTCGCGCTGCCCCTGTTGCAGCGGATGCCGGACCGGCGCACCGGCGGCGATCCCGTGGCGCTGGTGCTGGTGCCCACCCGGGAGCTGGCGGTGCAGGTGTCGGAGGCGTTCCACCGCTACGGCAAGGACCTCGGCACCCGGGTGCTGCCGATCTACGGCGGGCAGCCGATCGGCCGGCAGCTGCGGGCGCTGGACATGGGTGTGGACGTCGTGGTGGCCACCCCCGGGCGAGCGCTGGACCACATCGCCCGGGGGACGCTGCGCCTGGGCGAGCTGGCCACGGTGGTGCTCGACGAGGCGGACGAGATGCTCGACATGGGCTTCGCCGAGGACATCGAGGCGATCCTGGAGCACGCGCCCGCCCAGCGGCAGACGGTGCTCTTCTCGGCCACCATGCCGTCGCGCATCGACGGGATGGCGCGCCAGCACCTGACCGACCCGGTGCGGATCCAGATCGAGCGGGAGCGGCCGGTGGCCGGCGAGGCGCCCCGGGTGCGGCAGAGCGCGTACATCGTCGCCCGGGCGCACAAGCCGGCCGCGCTGGGCCGGGTGCTCGACGTGGAGTCCCCCACCGCGGCGATCGTGTTCTGCCGCAGCCGCGAGGAGGTGGACCGGCTCACCGAGACGATGAACGGCCGGGGCTACCGGGCCGAGGCGCTGCACGGCGGGATGAGCCAGGAGCAGCGGGACCGGGTGATGGGCCGGCTGCGCGCCGGCACCGCCGACCTGCTGGTCGCCACCGACGTGGCCGCCCGTGGCCTGGACGTCGAGCAGCTCACCCACGTGGTCAACTACGACGTGCCGTCGGCGCCGGAGTCGTACGTGCACCGGATCGGCCGGGTCGGCCGGGCCGGACGCGAGGGTGTGGCGATCACCCTCGCCGAGCCGCGCGAGCACCGGATGCTCAAGACCATCGAGCGGGTGACCGGCCAGCGGATCGCCATCGACAAGATCCCGACGGTGGCCGACCTGCGCACCCGGCGGCTGGAGCTGACCCAGGCGGCGCTGCGCGAGTCGCTGCTGGAGGACGACCTGGACCCGTTCCGGGTGATCGTCGAGTCGCTGTCGGACGAGTTCGACATGATGGAGGTCGCGCTCGCGGCGGTGAAGCTGGCCCACGAGGCGGCCGGGCCCACCACCGAGGACGAGGAGGAGATCCCGCAGGTGGCGGTCCGGGCCCCGCGCGAGGGCCGGCCGGAGGCCGGCGGCCGGGGCGAGCGGCGCGGCGGTGGGCGGCCGCGCACCGGCGGCACCACCCAGGTCTTCATCGGGCTGGGCCGGCGCGCGGGCGTGCGCCCGCAGGACCTGGTGGGCGCGATCACCGGGGAGACCGGGCTCGCCGGGCGGGACATCGGCTCGATCGAGATCGCCGACCGGTTCTCGCTGGTGGAGGTGCCGCTGGGGGTCGCCGACGAGGTGATCGCCGGGCTACGCGGCAGCACCATCAAGGGCCGCAAGGCGACCGTGCGCCGCGACCGGGACGGCGAGAGCGGCGCCGGGCGCTTCGAGGGTGGTGACCGGCGCGAGCGCCGGGACTTCGACGGCGGGCGGCGCGAGCGGCGCGACCGCCCCTGA